A stretch of DNA from Gemmatimonadota bacterium:
GAGCCGACCCGGCTCCGGATCCTCAACTGCCTGGCAGCCGCGCCGCTGTTCGTGTCCGACCTGCAGACCGTCCTGGCGCTACCGCAGCCGACGGTGTCGCGCCATTTGACCGTGCTGAAGAAGGCCGAGCTGGTCCGGGATACGTCGGTTGCGCCGTTCGTGCTCTACCGACTGACCCGAGATCCCGGCCCCCAGGGCCGGCTCGTGAAGACCATATTGGACACCCTGAGTACCGAAACCGAATACCGGCGGGAGCGAACCCTGGCCCTCGCCCGGAGCCGAGGGCGGAGCAACGGAGTAACAGAGTGACGGATACAATGACCCATCGGATCTTGGTGGTAGACGACGAACCCGACATCACGGCCCTGGTAGCGTATCACTTAGCCAAGGCCGGCTATCGGGTTTCGACCGCGGCAAACGGCACCGATGCCCTGAAGACAGCCACGGAGCAGCGGCCCGACGTGGTGGTTCTCGACCTGATGTTGCCCGGCCTCTCGGGGCTCGACGTGCTGCAGGCGCTTCGGAAGCAGGAGGACACCCGGGACGTGGGCGTGATCATGTTGACCGCCCGACGCGAGGAGGCCGACCGGATTCGGGGCCTGGCGCTCGGCGCCGACGACTACCTTACCAAGCCGTTTTCCCCGAACGAGTTGACCCTTCGGGTGGCCGCGATCATCCGGCGGCTGGCGGCGCCGTCGACCACGAGCGGCTCTCAATTGGTAGCGGGGTCGATCACGGTCGACCGGTCGGCCCATCGAGTGACGGTCGACGGCCAGGAGTTGCTGCTGACGGCGACCGAGTACAAGCTCTTGTTGACGTTGTTGGAGCGCCGCGGCCGGGTGCAGACCCGCCCGCAGCTTCTCGAAACGGTGTGGGACGCCCAGCCCGACATCCAGACCCGAACGGTGGACATGCACGTGCAACGGCTCCGAACCAAACTCGGCGAAGCCGGTGACCAGATCGAGACCGTCCGAGGGTTCGGCTACCGCTTCAAATCCGCGGAGAAAGCGGCCCGGATCCGGTGACCTATGCCGCCCGATCGATTGCCGGTACCCTACTCGTCCTGGTCGTGACGGTTGGGGTCCTAGTCGTCGGGGTCAAGCGTTCGCTCCGCCACGAACTCGAACAGGAAACCCGGAACTCCCTGACCCGAGAAGCCGAGCTGTTTCGAAGCGGGATGCCGGCTGATTCGGCCGCCTGGCAAGGGGCGGTTGCGGAGGCCGCTCGCGCCACCGGCATCCGAATCACCGTCATCGACCGGACCGGCCGGGTGGTGGCCGAGTCGGGCGTCCGGCCGGAGGATCAAGGCCGGATCGAGAACCACGCCGAGCGCCCGGAAGTCGCGGCCGCCCTCCGGGGCACCCCCGGCTTCGATCAACGCCTCAGCGCCACCACCGGCGAGCGCCTGATCTACGTCGCGGTGCCCGGTGGCCCCGGCGTCGTCAGGATGGCCCTGCCTCTCGACCAAATCGGAATACTCGTGAGCCGGGCCCAACGACCGGTGCTGGTCGTGGCGCTGGTGGCTCTGCTCCTGGGTACCGTGCTTGCTCTGGTGGCGGCCCGGCGGTCCGGCCGGCCGCTCTCGGACATCGCCAAGTCGGCGCAGAGCATTGCACGAGGGGAAACGCCCCGGTTTCCGTTCTCCGGCATTCCAGACGTGGATCAGCTGACCACCAACCTCCGCCAGATGCATGACCAGCTGACCGAGCGGTTTGAGATCCTCCGCCGGAAGCAAGCCGAAACCGCCGCCATCGTCGATTCGATGGTCGAGGGCGTGCTGTCATCGGACGCGAAGGGCCGGATCCTCACGGCGAACCCCGC
This window harbors:
- a CDS encoding ArsR family transcriptional regulator, with the protein product MTDPSPSASLLATVAEPTRLRILNCLAAAPLFVSDLQTVLALPQPTVSRHLTVLKKAELVRDTSVAPFVLYRLTRDPGPQGRLVKTILDTLSTETEYRRERTLALARSRGRSNGVTE
- a CDS encoding response regulator, with product MTHRILVVDDEPDITALVAYHLAKAGYRVSTAANGTDALKTATEQRPDVVVLDLMLPGLSGLDVLQALRKQEDTRDVGVIMLTARREEADRIRGLALGADDYLTKPFSPNELTLRVAAIIRRLAAPSTTSGSQLVAGSITVDRSAHRVTVDGQELLLTATEYKLLLTLLERRGRVQTRPQLLETVWDAQPDIQTRTVDMHVQRLRTKLGEAGDQIETVRGFGYRFKSAEKAARIR